The following are from one region of the Phyllostomus discolor isolate MPI-MPIP mPhyDis1 chromosome 9, mPhyDis1.pri.v3, whole genome shotgun sequence genome:
- the ST8SIA3 gene encoding sia-alpha-2,3-Gal-beta-1,4-GlcNAc-R:alpha 2,8-sialyltransferase, protein MRNCKMARVASVLGLVMLSVALLILSLISYVSLKKENIFTTSKYASPGAPRMYMFHAGFRSQFALKFLNPSFVPITNSLTHELQEKPSKWTFNRTAFLRQRQEILQHVDVIKNFSLTKNSVRIGQLMHYDYSNHKYVFSISNNFRSLLPDASPIVNKHYNICAVVGNSGILTGSRCGQEIDKSDFVFRCNFAPTEAFQRDVGRKINLTTFNPSILEKYYNNLLTIQDRNNFFLSLKKLDGAILWIPAFFFHTSATVTRTLVDFFVEHRGQLKVQLAWPGNIMQHVNRYWKNKHLSPKRLSTGILMYTLASAICEEIHLYGFWPFGFDPNTREDLPYHYYDKKGTKFTTKWQESHQLPAEFQLLYRMHGEGLTKLTLSHCA, encoded by the exons atgAGAAACTGCAAAATGGCCCGGGTCGCCAGTGTGCTGGGGCTGGTCATGCTCAGCGTTGCCCTGCTGATTTTATCGCTCATCAGCTACGTGTCCCTGAAAAAGGAGAACATCTTCACCACTTCCAAGTACGCCAGCCCGGGGGCGCCCCGAATGTACATGTTCCACGCGGGATTCCG GTCGCAATTCGCGCTGAAGTTTCTAAACCCGTCATTTGTGCCCATTACGAATTCTCTGACCCACGAACTCCAAGAGAAACCTTCTAAGTGGACATTTAATCGGACGGCATTTTTACGTCAAAG gcaAGAAATTCTTCAGCATGTcgatgtaataaaaaatttttctttgacCAAGAATAGTGTTCGGATCGGACAACTGATGCACTATGATTATTCCAACCATAAGTATGTTTTCTCTATTAGCAATAACTTCCGATCGCTGCTTCCAGATGCGTCGCCCATTGTGAATAAGCATTACAATATCTGTGCTGTGGTTGGAAATAGTGGGATCCTGACAGGGAGCCGGTGTGGACAAGAAATAGATAAGTCAGATTTTGTTTTCCGTTGCAATTTCGCCCCCACGGAGGCCTTCCAAAGAGATGTTGGAAGAAAAATCAACCTTACCACCTTCAACCCCAGCATCCTGGAAAAATACTACAACAACCTTTTGACCATTCAGGACCGTAACAACTTTTTCCTCAGTTTAAAAAAGCTCGATGGGGCCATTCTTTGGATCCCTGCATTTTTCTTCCACACTTCAGCAACTGTGACCAGGACATTAGTTGACTTTTTTGTTGAACACAGAGGTCAGTTAAAAGTCCAGTTGGCTTGGCCTGGGAATATAATGCAACATGTCAACAG GTactggaaaaacaaacatttgtcaCCCAAACGGCTGAGCACAGGTATTCTTATGTACACTCTTGCATCAGCAATATGTGAAGAGATCCATTTGTATGGATTTTGGCCTTTTGGATTTGACCCCAACACAAGGGAAGATCTTCCGTACCATTACTATGACAAAAAAGGAACCAAGTTTACCACCAAGTGGCAGGAGTCCCACCAGCTGCCTGCCGAGTTTCAGCTGCTGTACCGCATGCACGGGGAAGGGCTCACCAAGCTGACTCTGTCACACTGTGCCTAA